A single Uloborus diversus isolate 005 chromosome 7, Udiv.v.3.1, whole genome shotgun sequence DNA region contains:
- the LOC129226018 gene encoding cell cycle checkpoint protein RAD17-like, whose translation MKRKISFFSDKNLSENKQAPWVDTFTPETVEELAVHKKKIGEVELWLHSCFQQQERNRVTPILLLTGPPGAGKTSTVKVLSKKLRAELLVWSNNWQEDPKSNFEFINSDFNSYNFRDGGSKQNQASAFSSFLLRSSKYSLFLDNKRILLFEEFPNAFLRDASSFHNIIKKYALCGRCPAVFIISDSVKGESAESNLFPKEFQLSLNITNISFNPIAPTVMVKVLTQVNTKVTSACRKLDKAQIEALAADSMGDIRNAINSLQFMCMSQTTKSKLTSQTKHKKCDQSEAQDLKRDSSLFLFHALGKILYCKRDASSKTERDVLPMHMKHLERDPPLSNAEEVYEKTSISGSGFCLFLQENYIPFIKDIETAANCSLWMSGADVLSAYWNGTDVMNDYAVSLATRGLMFNITYSATGNRWRPLHKPQFYDNNSKKNQALKTLSGAFKEKGLTLHELETDLIPYLSKLNLNSLTTEQRMLVKEIGEMKVTKHLRTFSKTLQEKDVFEIEVEEIKNESAISENSNSQEVNLPLSDEEIIIEEYDF comes from the exons ATGAAGCGAAAGATATcatttttttctgacaaaaatcTGTCGGAAAATAAGCAAGCTCCGTGGGTGGACACATTCACTCCCGAAACTGTT GAAGAATTAGCTGTTCACAAGAAAAAGATTGGAGAAGTTGAGTTGTGGCTTCATAGTTGTTTTCAACAGCAAGAAAGAAATCGA gtCACTCCTATTTTGTTGCTAACTGGACCTCCTGGAGCAGGAAAAACCTCAACAGTTAAAGTTTTGTCTAAGAAGCTAAGAGCTGAACTTCTTGTTTGGTCAAATAATTGGCAGGAAGATCCTAAATCTAACTTTGAATTTATTAACAGTgatttca aCTCTTACAACTTCAGAGATGGAGGAAGTAAACAAAATCAAGCTTCTGCATTCAGTAGTTTTTTGCTTCGGTCTTCCAAGTATTCTTTGTTTCTTGACAATAAAAGAATTTTGCTGTTTGAG GAATTCCCTAATGCATTTTTACGAGATGCCAGCTCATTTCACAATATCATAAA GAAGTATGCTCTATGTGGTAGATGTCCAGCTGTGTTTATTATTAGTGACAGTGTCAAGGGCGAAAGTGCAGAAAGCAACCTTTTTCCAAAAGAGTTTCAGCTATCTCTGAATATAACAAATATTAG CTTTAATCCAATTGCTCCTACAGTAATGGTTAAAGTTTTAACTCAAGTCAATACAAAG GTTACTTCTGCCTGCCGAAAATTAGATAAGGCACAAATAGAAGCACTTGCTGCTGACAGCATGGGTGATATTAGGAATGCGATTAATTCCTTGCAATTTATGTGCATGTCTC AAACAACCAAATCAAAATTAACATCTCAAACAAAACACAAGAAATGTGATCAATCTGAAGCACAAGATCTGAAACGTGATTCCTCTCTTTTCTTGTTTCATGCTTTaggaaaaattctttactgtAAAC GTGATGCTTCTTCTAAAACTGAACGGGATGTATTGCCAATGCATATGAAACATCTTGAACGGGATCCTCCATTATCAAATGCTGAG GAAGTATATGAGAAGACATCTATATCTGGGAGTGGATTTTGTTTGTTTCTGCAAGAAAATTATATCCCATTTATTAAAGACATTGAAACTGCTGCAAATTGTTCGTTGTGGATGAGTGGAGCCGATGTCCTTTCAGCCTATTGGAAT GGAACTGATGTTATGAATGATTATGCAGTTTCCTTAGCTACCAGAGGACTAATGTTTAACATAACATACTCAGCAACTGGAAATCGTTGGAGGCCATTGCACAAACCTCAATTTTATGACAATAATTCCAAA aaaaatcaagcTTTGAAAACTTTAAGCGGAGCCTTCAAAG aaaaaggtttgacgttacatgagctggaaacAGATCTTATTCCCTATCTTTCTAAATTGAACTTAAACAGTTTAACAACTG aacAAAGAATGCTAGTGAAAGAAATAGGTGAAATGAAAGTGACAAaacatttgag